A stretch of DNA from Mycolicibacterium celeriflavum:
GCGCCGCGCCGGTCGCCTCATGACCAGCGTGTACGCCGACCACGACGCGAGCATGCAGTGGCAACAGATCCTCCACGAACGCGGCTGGGCCGCCCCGGCCTGGCCCGTCGAGTACGGCGGCTGCGACTGGAGCCTGACCCAGCACTACATCTTCAGCCGGGAGTCCACGCTCGCGGGGGCACCCTCGCTGTCGCCGATGGGCATCCGGATGGTGGCCCACGCCCTGATCAAGTTCGGCACGGACGCCCAGAAGGACTTCTTCCTGCCCCGCATCCTCACCGGTGAGGTGTTCTTCTGCCAAGGCTATTCCGAACCCGAGGCGGGCTCCGATCTGGCGGCGCTGTCGATGGCGGCGGTCAACGATGAATCGGCTGGTGATCTCATCTGCACCGGTAGCAAGATCTGGACGACGCACGCCCGCGAAGCGAACTGGATGTTCGCGCTGGTGCGGACGTCGAGAACGCAGAAGAAGCAGCAGGGCATCACGTTTGTGCTCATCGACATGGCTTCCCCTGGCATCGAGATCCGCCCCCTCGTGATGACGTCCGGTGAGGAAGTGCAGAACCAGGTCTTCTTCGACGAGGTGCGGGTGCCCAAGGCCAACGTCCTCGGCGAGATCGATGACGGGTGGACCGTCGCGAAGTATCTGCTGGAGTTCGAGCGGGGCGGCGGTGCGTCCTCACCGGCACTGCAGGTGATGGCCCACGAGATCGCCACGGTCGCGGCCGGTGAGCCGGGACCGGGCGGCGGTCGACTGATCGACGACCCGGCCTTCGCCCGCAAGCTGGCCGACGCGCGGATACGCACCGAGGTTCTCGAGATCCTCGAGTACCGCGTGCTCGCGGCGGTGGCTCAGGGCAAGAATCCCGGCGCGGCCTCGTCGATGCTCAAGGTGCTGGCAACCGAGTTGAGCCAGGCGATCACCGAACTGGCCATGGAGGCCGCGGGCCCTCGCGGCCGCGTGTACCAGCCGCACGCCACCTGCCCGGGCGGGCCGATCGCCGAGTTCGAGCCGCCGCCGGATGGTTATCTCAGCGGCGAGCCCTGGCAGGCCGTCGCGCCGTTGCGTTACTTCAACGACCGGGCCGGCTCAATCTACGCCGGCAGCAACGAGATTCAGCGCAACATCCTGGCCAAGTCGGCTCTCGGACTGTGATGGGGGCATGAGATGGACTTCAACCTGAGCAAGGAACAGGAACTGCTGCGCGACGGCTTGAGCAAGTTCCTCGCGAGCCGATACGACCTCGAGAGCAGCCGGGCGACGGCCAAGTCCGGTACCGGTTGGCAGCCCGAGATCTGGGCCGGCTTCGCCAACGAGCTCGGCATCCTCGGCGCGGCATTGCCTGAGGACGTCGGCGGAATCGGGGGCGGCCCGGTGGAGGTGATGGTCATCGCCGAAGCCCTGGGGCATGCGCTGGTGGTCGAGCCGTACGTGGACACGGCGGTGGTGGCCGGCGGGCTGCTCCATCGTGCGGGTGGTGAATTGGCCTCGGCATTGCTGGAGCGGATCGTCGACGGGACGGCCATCGTTGCGCTCGCGGCGACCGAGGAAGCCTCCGGGCACAACTGGGCGGAGGTGGCGACCAGCGCGGAACGGGACGGCAACGAATGGGTGCTGCGGGGGTCGAAGATCGTCGTCGCCAGCGCGCCCCTTGCCACCCACCTGTTGATCACGGCGCGCACCACCAACGGAATCTCGCTGTTCGCCGTGGATCTCGGCTCTGTGGGGAGTGCGCTCGAGGCTCACCATTACCGGACGGTCGACGATCGCCGGGCGTCCGACCTCACCTTCGACGGCATGCGGCTTCCGAACAACGCGCTGCTGGGCGAGGAAGGACAGGCGTGGCCGTCGCTGGAGCAGGCACGTGACGAGGGCGCCGCCGCGGTCTGTTCAGAAGCGGTCGGGTGTATGCGAAAAGTGTTGGCCGACACCGTCGAGTACGCCAAGCAACGGCAGCAGTTCGGCCAGCCGATCGGCCGCTTCCAGGCACTGCAGCATCGCATGGTCGACATGTACATGGAGCTCGAGCAGGCAGTGTCGGCCGTCTACCTGGCGGTGCTCAACGTCGACGCCGAGCCCGATGTGCGCGCACGCGCGGTGTCGGCGGCCAAGGCGACCGTCGGGCGGGCCGCACGGTTCATCGGGCAGCAGTCCGTTCAGCTGCACGGCGGGATGGGCATGACCGAGGAACTCGCGATCGGGCACTACTTCAAGCGGCTCACCGCGCTTCAGTTCGAGTTCGGCACCACCGACTATCACGTCACGCGATACGCGGAACTGACCAAGGTCTGACCCAAGAATCGACAGAGGACCAAAGTCTCTGTTGGTGACGGCGGTTCGCGACGTAACGTCGAATCAGTAGCGCGCGTCGCGAAGGAGGCCACCATGACTGACGGTCCGACCGGAATTCTCGTTGGTGTCGACGGCTCGCCCGATTCGGAAGCCGCGATCCGATGGGCCACTCACGAAGCCCTCATGCGCGAGCAGCCAATCAGGCTCTTACATGCGATCGCCCCTGTCGTGGTGACGTGGCCCGTGGCGTATCTGGAAGCGAGTTACCTCGATTCGATGGAAGCGAACGGACGCGACGTTCTGGACCAGGCGCAGAAGATCGTGCAGGCGGCGGCCGGAGACAATGCGCCGCCGGCCATCGAAACGCAAGTGGTGCATGCCGCGGCACCACCGGCACTTGTCGCCGCCT
This window harbors:
- a CDS encoding acyl-CoA dehydrogenase family protein, with product MDFNLSKEQELLRDGLSKFLASRYDLESSRATAKSGTGWQPEIWAGFANELGILGAALPEDVGGIGGGPVEVMVIAEALGHALVVEPYVDTAVVAGGLLHRAGGELASALLERIVDGTAIVALAATEEASGHNWAEVATSAERDGNEWVLRGSKIVVASAPLATHLLITARTTNGISLFAVDLGSVGSALEAHHYRTVDDRRASDLTFDGMRLPNNALLGEEGQAWPSLEQARDEGAAAVCSEAVGCMRKVLADTVEYAKQRQQFGQPIGRFQALQHRMVDMYMELEQAVSAVYLAVLNVDAEPDVRARAVSAAKATVGRAARFIGQQSVQLHGGMGMTEELAIGHYFKRLTALQFEFGTTDYHVTRYAELTKV
- a CDS encoding acyl-CoA dehydrogenase family protein, which codes for MDLKWSAADTAFRDEVRNFLDEKLTPELRRAGRLMTSVYADHDASMQWQQILHERGWAAPAWPVEYGGCDWSLTQHYIFSRESTLAGAPSLSPMGIRMVAHALIKFGTDAQKDFFLPRILTGEVFFCQGYSEPEAGSDLAALSMAAVNDESAGDLICTGSKIWTTHAREANWMFALVRTSRTQKKQQGITFVLIDMASPGIEIRPLVMTSGEEVQNQVFFDEVRVPKANVLGEIDDGWTVAKYLLEFERGGGASSPALQVMAHEIATVAAGEPGPGGGRLIDDPAFARKLADARIRTEVLEILEYRVLAAVAQGKNPGAASSMLKVLATELSQAITELAMEAAGPRGRVYQPHATCPGGPIAEFEPPPDGYLSGEPWQAVAPLRYFNDRAGSIYAGSNEIQRNILAKSALGL